The Variovorax sp. PMC12 genome segment GCGCAGCACCATGGCGCCCATGACGCCGCCGATCAAGGTCGTGGCGACGATGGCCACCGCCAGCCCGTTGGGCACCGACTTGAGGGCGTCCGACAACATGCCGACCACCAGCGGCCCCACCACGCCGAACGGCAGGCCGGCCACGGAGAGCAGCGCGATGGTGCGGGCGCGCAGGTGCGGCGGCGCCGCGTCCTGCAGCACGTTGGGCAGCAGCACCGCGCCGCTGATGAGCGGCACGACCAGCAGCGCCAGCAGCGTGAAGGCGTCGGTCGCCGAGCGCGTGAACAGCAGCAGCGACGACAGCAGCGCGGCCGTGAGATTGCCCAGCATGATGATGCGCAGCGCGGCCGCCGGCCCCATGCGGGGCTGCACGTAGCGCATCGCCGCCACGCCCAGCAGGCCGCCGATCACCGTGCCGCACAGAAAGGCGATGCCCATGCCTTGCCCCATCTGCGCCGGCGTGACGCCGTACTGACGCGCCGCCATGACCGGCAGCCAGGTGCCGATGGAGCTCATGCCGATGCTCGCCAGGCCCGCGCCGATCACCAGGCCCGCGAAAGTGCGCCAGTGCTGGCGCAGGTGGTCGCGGAAGCTGATGGTGCTGACGGCATCGTCAACATCATCGGCAGCGGCTTGAATGGCGGCGGGTGCGGCTGCGGGCATTGCGCCAGCCGCTGGAGAAACGGGCTGCGCGCCCCCGCGCCGGGTGCGGCGGATCGACAACACCAGCAGCGTCACCGGGATGCCGGCGGAGGCCATCACGAAGAAGGTCAGCCGCCATGCCTCCAGCTGCTGCATCGATGCGGGCAGCCAGTGCCGCAGGTCGTCCGTCAGGTGCACCACGGTGCCGCCCAGCAGGGCGCCCAAGGCGCTGCCGAAGATGGCCGACAGCGCGAACACCGCGTTGGCCAGCACCCGCTGCGCGCGCGGGAACAGGTCGGGGATCATGCTGTTGGTGATGGGCCCGAGGCCCGCTTCGCCCACGCCCAGGCCGATGGAGGCGATGAACAGCACGCCGTAGTCCATGGCGGTGCCGCGCATGGCCGTGGCGGCGCTCCACAGCAGCACGCAGGCGGCCAGCACCACGCGCCTGTCGTAGCGGTCGCTGAGCCAGCCCAGGGGCAGCGTGGCGATGCCGGTGAACAGCACGATGCCCGCGCCCTGCAGCAGGCCCAGTTGCGTGTCGGAGAGCGACAGCGCAATGCGCATCGGCTCCGTCAGCAGCGTGAGGATGACCTTGTCGATCGAGCCCAGCACGGTCGCGATGACCAGCACCGCCAGCGCGTACCAGGCGCTGGCCGGTGCTTTTCGAGCCGTTCCGGGCGCGGCGGCGCTCGCCGCATCCGGCGGCAACGCGGCCGCCAGCGGATTGATGCTCGACATCTCAGAAGGGAACGTTGACGGCCAGGCCGACGGTGCGTGAAGGCGCCAGTGCCGCCTGCACCAGGTTCGGGTTCGCCGCCAGGCCGGTGTCGATCGACAGGAAGCCGCGCTTGTTCGTCAGGTTGCGCACATAGGCCGAGAGGCTGAAGCGCTGGAAGTCGATGCCCGCCTGCAGGTCGACCAGCGTGTAGGCCGGCATCTTGATGCTCGGAATGGTCGAGCTGCCGGCGTAGCCCGCGTCGCGCTTGCCGGTGTAGCGTGCGCTGACGCCGAAGTAGGCGGGGTGCTCGGCAATGCTGAAGTTGCGCGTCACGCCCAGCGTGGTCGCGAAGCGCGGTGTCTGGGGCAGGCGGGTGCCCGCCTTGGCGTCCAGGCCCTTGGCGTCTTCGGTGAGGCGTGCGTCGATGAGCGCGGCGTTGGCGGTGAAGCGCCATTCCTTGCTGGGCTTCCAGGCGAGCGTGAGCTCGCCGCCCTTGACGCGTGCGCCGCCGGCGTTGGTGACGAACACGAAGCCGCCGCTCCTGGTGGGCTGCTGCACGTCGCGCCATTCGATGTCGTAGAGCGCGGCTTCCAGCGACAGCTTGCGGTCCAGCAGGTCGGCCTTGTAGCCGAGCTCGTAGCTCCACAGCGAGTCCGACTTGTACATCGGCTGCACGATCCTGCGGTCGGTGTCAGCCTTCAGCACATTCGGGCCGCCGGGGCGGTAGCCGCTGGCTGCACGGAAGTAGACGTTGCTGGTCTCCGACAGCGTGTACTTGGCCGCGGCGAGGTAGGTGGTGGGGCTTTCCGACGAAGTGCCGCTGGCGTTGGCGTCGACCGGCCCGACCAGCGTGCCGGACTGCCTGCTCGCATAGCGCTGGTTGTTGCGCGCCAGCCGCATGCCGCCGGTGAACGACAGCGCGGGCGTCGCGTTCCAGGTGACGTCGCCATAGAAGGCCTCCTCGCGGTAGCGCGAAGACTGCGTCGACGCGAGGAAGGTCTTGCTGCCCAGCCCGCCGTTGAGGTTCGCGCTGAGGGTGCCGTCGTTGGCGCCGCGTTCGCGGTTCAGGTAGATGCCGGCGAGCCACTCGATGGTGGTCCCCGAGCGCGAGGTCAGGCGGAACTCCTGGCTCACGCGGTGCTGCTCCACGGCGCTGGCCAGCGGCGCCGAGGCGGCCGACAGGCGCAGCGCGGCGAGCGCCGGCGCATAGAGGGCGGTGAGGTCGACGGAGTTGGTGATCTTCACGTCCTGCGCGGAGGTGATCGAGTTCAGGCGCGCCCAGCCGAAGTCGTACTCCACGTCCAGGCCGAACAGCTGCGTCTTGTTGGTGTAGGGCTCGCGGGACGACAGCTGGCGCGTGCGGTCGAGGCCCCACGGGCGAAGGGTGCGCCTGTCGATGTCCTCGAAGCCCAGGCCCTGGCGCTTCACGTCCTGCACGGTGCCCGTCAGGCGCACCGTGAGTTCCCTGGTGGGCGTCAGCAGCACCGAGACCCGGCCGCCGTCGGTATGGCCGCGGTCTATGTTGCGGCCCCGTGCCGGGCCGGACGCGTCATAGCTGCCGCCGAGCTGGTCGGTGAAGGCGGCGAAGCGCACGGCCGCCACGTCTTCCTTCAGCGGCACGTTGAGCACCGCACCGGTCGTGAAGCCCGGGCCGCCGCCCTGCGTCCACGAGGTGCCGAATTTCACCGAGCCCGCGAACTCCATCGTGTCGGGCTGGTTGGTCACGTACTTGAGCACGCCGCTCATGGCGCCGGCGCCGTACAGCGTGCCCTGCGGGCCGCGCAGCACCTCGATGTGGTTCAGGTCGAGCATGCCCATGTCCAGCGGCGTGAAGCCGGCGAGCGCGCCGGACGAGCTCAGCCCCGTGGCCACGTCGTCCACATACACGCCGACAGTGGCAATGCCCTGCACCGGGCCGGTGGTCAGCCCGCGCATTGTCAGGATGCCGCCCACGCTGCCGCTGCTCGTCATGTTCACGCCCGGCTGCTCGGCCACGTAATCGGCGAGGTTCTTGGCGCCGGCGCGCTCCAGCGTCTCGGCCTTCATCACGTTGACCTGCATCGGCACTTCGCGCACCGGCTCGCGGCGGCGCGTGGCCGTGACGGTGACGCTGTCGAGCGACTGGGGCTCGTCGGTGGTCGGCTTCGCCACGACGGGCGCGGCGGTGTAGATCACGATCGCGCCGTCGTCGCCACGGCGCGTGAGCAGCGGCGTGCCTTCGAGAATGCGCGACAGCGCTTCCTGCGGTGGCAGCGCGCCCTTCACGCCGCGCGTGACCATGCCCTTCACGTCGTCGACCTTGTAGAGCAGCTGCACGCCGCCCTGCGCGATGTAGGCGTCGAGCGCCGCCTTCAGGTCGCCGGCACCCACGTCGAAGACCTGCTGCGCCTGGACCTGCGGCTGTGCCTGCGCCATCGCGGGCAGCCCTGTCATCAGTGCGCACGTGCCGCCGATGACCCAGTGGCGGATCGCCGCCGGAAGGCCCGCCGGCCTGTTTTTTTTCTGCTGCTTCTTCTTCTTGGAGGGCAGGCTTGCGGCTTGCTCGATTCGGGTCATGGGTGTCGGTCTCCAGTGTGGCTTTGTTCGGTATTCACTGAGACGAATGCCCGGTCACATTCCGGTAATAAGCTAGTTTGAAATTCTTGTTTCGTTGCCGCTTTCCTGCACCGAAAGACCGAAGCCCTGCTTCAGCAGTGCCACGAAGCCGCCCATGTTGTTGGCATCGAAGCTGCCGCCGATGCGGATGCGCGCGAGCGCGGGATCGGCGATCACCAGCTTGCGCGTGTTGTAGCGGTTGAACTGCGCGGCCGCGTCGCCCAGCGAGGTCTGGTCGAACACCAGCTTGCCCTTGCGCCAGCTCAGTTCGTCATCGATCTGCTTCGGCGCCTTCGAGATCACCAGCACGTTGTTCGCGCTGGCAACGGCCGCCTGGTTGCGCACGAGCACGGTGGGCTCGCCGCTCTTCGCGCTCTTGTCGGTGCCGCGGTCGCTGCTGGCCGATGCGATCTGCACGCGGCCTTCCTCGACCACCACGTTCACCTGCTCGCCGTCGCGCCGCACCACGAAGCGCGTGCCCAGCACGGTGATGCGGCGGTCGCCGGCGATCACCACGAAGGGGTGCGCCTTGTCGTGCGCGATGTCGAAGTAGGCCTCGCCGTCTTCGAGCCACACCTTGCGTCCGTTGGCATTCACGACAGTGCGCAGGTGGGTGGCGGTGTTCAGCGTGAGCACCGAGCCGTCGGGCAGCGAGACCGACTGGCGTGCGCCCACGGCGGTGGCGTAGTGCTCGCTGCGCCAGTCCTGCGTGTACTTCCAGCCCAGCCAGCTGCAGCCGGCGGCCGCGATCAGCATGCTGGCCGCGATGCGCTGGGTTGAAAAGCGCGGCAGTTGAAAGGCGCGGTGCCCACGAGCGCCGGGGCGCGCAGGCGCGGGTGCCGGCAGCGGGATGGGAATGACCCCGGGCGCCGCCGCCGCGGCCGCGGGTGCCGCTGGCGTGCGCAGGGCGCCGAGCCGGTCGGCACGCTCCCAGACGCTGGACAGGCGCAGCCACGCGATGCGGTGCGCGACGGACTCGGCAATCCAGGCGTCGAGCTGCTGCTGGTCGGTGTCGGTCCAGCTGCCGCTGTCGCGGCGCGCCAGCCAGTCGGCGGCTGCGGATTCGATGCGTTCGGCTTCAGTCATGGTGAGAGCTTCTTTTCGTTCTGTGCCCGGCCGAAAGCCTTGGTGTCGAGCTGCACGCCGCTGGAGAGCATGGCGTCCGCCAGCGCGCGCACGCCGCGCGACACCTGCCGCTCGACCGTGTCCTCGGTGATGCCGAGCAAGATGGCGACGTCGCGCTGCGGCAGGCCGTCGATCTTGCGCAGCTCCACCACGCGGCGGCACTTGGGCGGCAGGGCGTCGAGCGCCGTCTGCAGCAGCCGCAGCTCGCCGCGGCCCGCGGCATGGCGCTCGGGCGTGAGCTCGTCGGCCGAGAAATCGAGCGCGTCGAGGTCGGCAATGATTTCGATCGACACGATCTGCGCACGCCGCGCGCGGTCGATCAACAGGTTGCGGGCCGTGGCGAAGACAAAGGGCTTCACCAGCTCGGGCACGGCTTTGGCGGCGGATTCGTAGATGCGCACATAGACATCCTGGCGCAGGTCGGGTACTTCGGCTTCGTCGCGCCAGTTGCGGCGAAGGAAACGCGTGAGCGCCGCCTCCATCGGCAGCACTTCGCTGACGAACCAGTTGTCCAAGTCACTGAGAACCAAAAAAGCGCTCCTGGAAAAATGGCCGGATGGGGATACGGCGCGTCGCCGGGAATGGCGACACACACTGAGACGAACGGCCAGAAGATTTCCGGTAACGCGCGATGCGGCGCGAATTCTAGGAGCACTGAAATGGGGCGCGGCGTTACCGGAAAGCGCGCGCGCGCTCGTCTCATGGGAGTACGAGAAAAAACAGCTCGCTGGAAATACAAAGACATGAATCGAATCGGGAGGCAGAACCCCATCCTTCGCGCCGCAATGGCCAGGCGGCACCTCGCCGTCGGCCTGGGATGCGCACTGATCGGGGGCCTCGCATGGGCCAACGCGCGGGACTTCGACGTCGGCGGCGGCGAACTGCGGCCCGCGCTGGACGTCTACATCGCGCAGTCGGGCGTGCAGCTGATCTACAAGATGGAAGACGTGAAGGGCCTGTCGACGCGCGGCGTCAAGGGCAGGATCGCGCCCGACGCGGCGCTGGAACGCCTGCTGGACGGCACGCGGCTGCGCATACGGCGGGGGCAGGACGGGGCGATGGTGCTGATCGCGCCGGCCCCCACCGCGGCTGCGGCGGCCGGCACCGCCGAAAAGAAACAGTGACGGCGTAACTTTCGCGCGGGAGCGACCGAACTACGCTGCATGGGGCGCGGATGCGCATACATGCCGATGCCGCGTATTCAAGGGTCACCACTCCAAGGATCTGCCATGAACCACCACGGACGCCGTTTCGTTCTCAAGGCCGGCTCATCGACGCTCGGCCTGGCGCTTTTCAATGGCCTTGGCTGGAGCGCCGGCCTGGCGCATGCCGCCGAGCCCGGAAAGTTCGCGATCACCCGCACCGATGCCGAGTGGCGCAAGCTCCTCACGCCCAACCAGTACGCCGTGCTGCGCCAGGAAGGCACGGAGCGGCCCTACTCGAGCCCGCTGAACGACGAGCACCGCGAAGGCCGCTTCGCCTGCGCGGGCTGCTCGCTCGAGGCTTTCTCGTCGAAGACAAAGTTCGACAGCAGGACCGGCTGGCCCAGCTTCTGGCAGCCGCTGCCCGATGCCGTCGGCCAGAAGGTCGACACCTCCGCCGGCATGACGCGCACCGAGGTGCACTGCAGCCGCTGCGGCGGCCACCTGGGCCATGTGTTCGACGACGGACCCAAGCCGACCGGCCTGCGCTACTGCATGAACGGCGTGGCCATGAAGTTCAACCCGGGCGCTGCGTGATCGCTTGATCGCTCATCGCTTGCTCGCCTGAACGGCCCGCCCCATGCTTCTGTTCGCCGTCGCCTATCTCGGCGGGGTGCTGACCATCCTCAGCCCCTGCATTCTTCCGGTGCTTCCCTTCGTGTTCGCGCGCGGCGACCAGCCTTTTCTCAAGGGCGGCCTGCCGCTGCTGCTCGGCATGGCGCTCACCTTCGCCGGCGTGGCGTCGCTGGCTGCGGTGGGCGGTGGCTGGGCGGTGGAGGCCAACCAGTACGGGCGGATGGCAGCGATCGTGCTGATGGCGCTGTTCGGCGTCACGCTTCTTTTCCCGCAACTGGCGCAGCGGCTCGCTCGGCCGCTGGTGAACTGGGGCGAGCGGCTGTCGGCAACGGCCGGCGGCAACGGCAGCGCGGGGCGAGGCGGGCGCTCGTCCTTCGTCGCATCGGTACTGCTGGGCGTGGCCACGGGGCTGCTGTGGGCGCCTTGCGCCGGGCCGATCCTCGGCCTGGTGCTGACCGGCGCGGCACTGGGCGGTGCGAGCGCGAAGACCTCGCTGCTCCTGCTGGCCTATGCGGCAGGCGCGGCGACTTCACTGGCGTGCGCGCTGCTGGTCGGCGGGCGCCTGTTCAGGGCCATGAAGAAATCGCTGGGCGCGGGCGAATGGATCCGCCGCGGCATCGGCGCGGCGCTGCTGTGCGGCGTGGCGGCCATCGCCCTGGGGCTGGACACAGGCGTGCTCGCGCAACTGTCGGTGTCGGGCACCTCGTCGGTGGAGCAGAGGCTGATCGACAAGGTGCGCCCGAAGAAGCCCGGCCCGCCGATCGGGACTCAGCCGGTGCCCACCAGCCACAGGCCTGACGACGGGCAGAGCGCCGCCGGCGCGCCGTTCACCAAGACCTGTTCTTCGTCGAGCCGCGAGGCAGCCGAAGGATCGACGTCGAAGGCGATCTGAAGCGCCTTGCCCACCAGCGCGTCTTCGATCGGCAGCTCCCACGTCAGGAACACCAGCGTGCAATCGCGTTCGGGCGCGAAGTCGGCCGCGTCGAAACCGGTGCTGCCGCCGCGCGGAATCACGGCATGCGGCTGGCCGGTGTCGAAGACCACCACCGTGCCGCGCATCAGCGGAATTCGAATGTCCGCACAGGGAAAGTGCAGGTCGAGACCCTTGTCTTCGCTCATGAAGAGATTGCAGAAGGCCGCGCCGCCGTATTGCGCGCCGTCGTGGTGATACCGCGCGCCGCGGCAAGCCATGAGCGCGACGTCGCTCGCGGCGAGCACGCCGGGCAGTCCGAGTGCCTCCGTCCAGTCCGTCGCGGCCTGCACGCATTGCCGGTAGTCCGGCCAGCGCGTGCGTGCGCGCGCCAGCGGCAACTGCTCGACGTCGCCGGGCTCCAGCGCAAGCTGCGTGGAGATCTCGCGCTCCCAGTCCGCGGTCAGGCGCGTGGGAGGCTTGGGCACGTCGAGCGTGCCCGTCAGCACCAGGTCGCTCACGCTGCGGCTGCGCATGGCGTCGCCGCTGCGGTAGCAGGCAGTCAGGCGATCTCGTGCGCTGCGTGGTGGCGGGGCGGGGGACATCGGGGCAGTGTAGTGACGCCGGCTACTCGCCAATCACCCGCCGCACGGTCAGCAGCGCACTGCGCAAGCTCGGCAGCCCGACGGAGCCCAGCGCCAGCCGCAGCGCATGCGGCACGTGCTTCGACGTGGCGAAGGGCTCGGCCGTCGATACCGAGATGCCTTCGCGCATCAGCGCCGCCGAAACGTGGTCGGCGCGCGTTTCCTCGGGCAAGGGCAGCCACACGAAGTACGACGACGGATGGCGCACGAAGCGCATGCCCGCGAGCGTTTCGTCGACGATGGCCTGGCGCACCGCGGCGTCGTGCCGCTTTTCGGATTCGAGCCGCTCGACGGTGCCGTCTTCCAGCCATGCGCAGGCAATGGCCGTTGTCACGCCGGGCGTGCACCAGGTCGTGGCCCGGATGGCGCGTTCGATCTTCGGCACCCAGGCCTGCGGCGCCACGACGAAGCCCA includes the following:
- the msrB gene encoding peptide-methionine (R)-S-oxide reductase MsrB, yielding MNHHGRRFVLKAGSSTLGLALFNGLGWSAGLAHAAEPGKFAITRTDAEWRKLLTPNQYAVLRQEGTERPYSSPLNDEHREGRFACAGCSLEAFSSKTKFDSRTGWPSFWQPLPDAVGQKVDTSAGMTRTEVHCSRCGGHLGHVFDDGPKPTGLRYCMNGVAMKFNPGAA
- a CDS encoding FecR family protein gives rise to the protein MTEAERIESAAADWLARRDSGSWTDTDQQQLDAWIAESVAHRIAWLRLSSVWERADRLGALRTPAAPAAAAAAPGVIPIPLPAPAPARPGARGHRAFQLPRFSTQRIAASMLIAAAGCSWLGWKYTQDWRSEHYATAVGARQSVSLPDGSVLTLNTATHLRTVVNANGRKVWLEDGEAYFDIAHDKAHPFVVIAGDRRITVLGTRFVVRRDGEQVNVVVEEGRVQIASASSDRGTDKSAKSGEPTVLVRNQAAVASANNVLVISKAPKQIDDELSWRKGKLVFDQTSLGDAAAQFNRYNTRKLVIADPALARIRIGGSFDANNMGGFVALLKQGFGLSVQESGNETRISN
- a CDS encoding STN domain-containing protein, whose protein sequence is MNRIGRQNPILRAAMARRHLAVGLGCALIGGLAWANARDFDVGGGELRPALDVYIAQSGVQLIYKMEDVKGLSTRGVKGRIAPDAALERLLDGTRLRIRRGQDGAMVLIAPAPTAAAAAGTAEKKQ
- a CDS encoding MFS transporter; the protein is MSSINPLAAALPPDAASAAAPGTARKAPASAWYALAVLVIATVLGSIDKVILTLLTEPMRIALSLSDTQLGLLQGAGIVLFTGIATLPLGWLSDRYDRRVVLAACVLLWSAATAMRGTAMDYGVLFIASIGLGVGEAGLGPITNSMIPDLFPRAQRVLANAVFALSAIFGSALGALLGGTVVHLTDDLRHWLPASMQQLEAWRLTFFVMASAGIPVTLLVLSIRRTRRGGAQPVSPAAGAMPAAAPAAIQAAADDVDDAVSTISFRDHLRQHWRTFAGLVIGAGLASIGMSSIGTWLPVMAARQYGVTPAQMGQGMGIAFLCGTVIGGLLGVAAMRYVQPRMGPAAALRIIMLGNLTAALLSSLLLFTRSATDAFTLLALLVVPLISGAVLLPNVLQDAAPPHLRARTIALLSVAGLPFGVVGPLVVGMLSDALKSVPNGLAVAIVATTLIGGVMGAMVLRATEGPFVRLMRAARPT
- a CDS encoding TonB-dependent receptor domain-containing protein, giving the protein MTRIEQAASLPSKKKKQQKKNRPAGLPAAIRHWVIGGTCALMTGLPAMAQAQPQVQAQQVFDVGAGDLKAALDAYIAQGGVQLLYKVDDVKGMVTRGVKGALPPQEALSRILEGTPLLTRRGDDGAIVIYTAAPVVAKPTTDEPQSLDSVTVTATRRREPVREVPMQVNVMKAETLERAGAKNLADYVAEQPGVNMTSSGSVGGILTMRGLTTGPVQGIATVGVYVDDVATGLSSSGALAGFTPLDMGMLDLNHIEVLRGPQGTLYGAGAMSGVLKYVTNQPDTMEFAGSVKFGTSWTQGGGPGFTTGAVLNVPLKEDVAAVRFAAFTDQLGGSYDASGPARGRNIDRGHTDGGRVSVLLTPTRELTVRLTGTVQDVKRQGLGFEDIDRRTLRPWGLDRTRQLSSREPYTNKTQLFGLDVEYDFGWARLNSITSAQDVKITNSVDLTALYAPALAALRLSAASAPLASAVEQHRVSQEFRLTSRSGTTIEWLAGIYLNRERGANDGTLSANLNGGLGSKTFLASTQSSRYREEAFYGDVTWNATPALSFTGGMRLARNNQRYASRQSGTLVGPVDANASGTSSESPTTYLAAAKYTLSETSNVYFRAASGYRPGGPNVLKADTDRRIVQPMYKSDSLWSYELGYKADLLDRKLSLEAALYDIEWRDVQQPTRSGGFVFVTNAGGARVKGGELTLAWKPSKEWRFTANAALIDARLTEDAKGLDAKAGTRLPQTPRFATTLGVTRNFSIAEHPAYFGVSARYTGKRDAGYAGSSTIPSIKMPAYTLVDLQAGIDFQRFSLSAYVRNLTNKRGFLSIDTGLAANPNLVQAALAPSRTVGLAVNVPF
- a CDS encoding RNA polymerase sigma factor, with translation MDNWFVSEVLPMEAALTRFLRRNWRDEAEVPDLRQDVYVRIYESAAKAVPELVKPFVFATARNLLIDRARRAQIVSIEIIADLDALDFSADELTPERHAAGRGELRLLQTALDALPPKCRRVVELRKIDGLPQRDVAILLGITEDTVERQVSRGVRALADAMLSSGVQLDTKAFGRAQNEKKLSP